The following coding sequences lie in one Thiohalospira halophila DSM 15071 genomic window:
- a CDS encoding glucosaminidase domain-containing protein — MSASHETPDHRSTWLGLGTAFLLALIIAAWLLSTTRQPAPWEGAVELRTLPTMPATALAKRFDEAGHTWPPEGPVPALSVRTMPSDMGDLRAPERKALFFRIILPLAIAENRRIEAQRDFIRSALNNGRPAPESAEAARLAELAREYKVDPALPPSQLKRRLLHRADTLPPALILVQAANESGWGTSRFTQQANNLFGVWTYNPEEGIRPTRAGAGTTHSVRLYRDIQHSVRGYIHNINAGHAYADLRELRAQRRASGNGVTAHALAAGLERYSERGQEYIDELRSMMVNNDLRDMGLRRLALAD, encoded by the coding sequence ATGAGCGCATCCCACGAGACCCCCGATCACCGCAGCACCTGGCTGGGCCTGGGGACGGCCTTCCTGCTGGCGCTGATCATCGCCGCCTGGCTGCTGAGCACCACCCGGCAGCCGGCGCCCTGGGAGGGGGCCGTCGAGCTGCGCACCCTCCCGACCATGCCGGCGACCGCCCTGGCCAAGCGCTTCGACGAGGCGGGCCACACCTGGCCGCCGGAGGGGCCGGTCCCCGCACTCTCCGTGCGCACCATGCCCTCGGACATGGGCGACCTGCGCGCGCCGGAGCGCAAGGCGCTCTTCTTCCGCATCATCCTGCCCCTGGCCATCGCGGAGAACCGCCGCATCGAGGCCCAGCGCGACTTCATCCGCTCCGCCCTGAACAACGGCCGCCCGGCGCCGGAGAGCGCCGAGGCCGCCCGCCTGGCGGAACTGGCCCGGGAGTACAAGGTGGATCCGGCGCTGCCACCCTCCCAACTCAAGCGCCGCCTGCTCCACCGCGCCGACACCCTGCCGCCGGCCCTCATCCTGGTGCAGGCCGCCAACGAATCCGGCTGGGGCACCTCCCGCTTCACCCAGCAGGCCAACAACCTCTTCGGCGTGTGGACCTACAACCCCGAGGAGGGGATCCGGCCCACCCGCGCCGGCGCTGGCACCACCCACAGCGTCCGCCTCTACCGGGACATCCAGCACTCCGTGCGCGGCTACATCCACAACATCAACGCCGGCCACGCCTACGCCGACCTCCGGGAGCTCCGCGCCCAGCGCCGGGCCAGCGGCAACGGCGTCACCGCCCACGCCCTGGCCGCCGGCCTGGAGCGCTACTCCGAGCGCGGCCAGGAATACATCGACGAACTACGCTCCATGATGGTGAACAACGACCTCCGCGACATGGGCCTGCGCCGCCTGGCGCTGGCCGACTGA
- a CDS encoding transposase: MSEEAPVKRWTAKRKTAVVMEIFKGKTTVAEVARQHDLTVSEVEAWMDEAQKSMENGFRSRPKDIREQYESELRETREALGEAHLQIYALKKYKRLLDDEESS; encoded by the coding sequence ATGAGCGAAGAAGCACCGGTGAAGCGCTGGACCGCCAAGCGCAAGACGGCCGTGGTGATGGAGATCTTCAAGGGTAAGACCACGGTCGCGGAGGTAGCGCGGCAGCATGATCTGACCGTCTCCGAGGTCGAGGCCTGGATGGACGAGGCCCAGAAGAGCATGGAGAACGGCTTCCGGTCCCGGCCCAAGGATATCCGCGAGCAGTACGAGTCGGAGCTCCGCGAGACACGGGAGGCGCTGGGCGAGGCCCATCTGCAGATCTACGCGTTAAAAAAATACAAGCGCCTGCTCGACGACGAGGAGAGCTCGTAA